A segment of the Brienomyrus brachyistius isolate T26 chromosome 4, BBRACH_0.4, whole genome shotgun sequence genome:
ATTGTACATTGGTCACTgcagaattttcttttttttaatgtttaaaataaaGATTCACTCTAAGTATGTCATGGAAAATCTGTAGCATGTTTACTTGCAAACAGATGTATTGATGTACGTGTCACTTGAGGCAGGGTGTGAAGATTGACACTTTATCACTGCTGGCTTTGGCAGTTTATTCCCCCTTTGAAGCTGGTGACCCACACTTACCAACACGGCTCTCTGTACAGTTTAGCAGAAGTGAAATGCAGGCAGGTGGCCGACAGCCGAACAGAGGGGCGTATGCAGGCTTTGCTGAAGGCGATGCAGCTTAAGATGGTTTTGTGGTAATAAAACAGGCTATTTTTAAGCCgtgtgtctgtgtcattttGTCACCTCTCTGCCACAGTCATGTGATTCCTCACTCAAAGATAAACATCTCAAACTCTTTGGACATCTGGTCGTATTAATAAGACTAATGAAGATGAAGCATATCGTATACAACCCCCTACTGGGGCAAAGCtcacttcaccttattctctgAGGTCTTAAGTTCAGtttgtgactttagtttgaTACTGAAGTCACCCTGACAGCAGCGGATTGTTAAAATGACCAGGGGAGACATATAAACTCCTTCAGGAGCATTTTTATACCGACACCCCAGTAACTTCCTAATGTAAACTGTGCTGCCGACAGTAATTAGCCAAACTAAAGCTGATTAGAAAATGCCTCCATCTAAATTTGCAGCTTCATCATAACCAGCTAATTAGTTACAGTAAATTAAATCAGGATGATTTGGGATTCTGCAGGGATGTAGTTTCTGGATCCTGTGTCACGACTGGCTTTCATACTTTAAGAAATATTTATCAATCTGATATAAAAGTTATTAACTAGCATGTAACACTGGTGTCTTGTATACAGGAGCAGAGATAACAGCAAagatgtctgtcactgctctacAGAGCCTTGATGACGACTCATATGAAAGATGCAGAAACTGCACAGAAACTGAATATAGTTGCCGTTGATTCacggtctatgtgtgtgtgtgtctgtgtgaagggggggggggtatggacaTGTTATGCTGTGGAGACCAAATGTGCCCAGACTGTATTAAAAGCCTGTTATTCTGACATATTCTGATCGTTTTTTCATCCCCTACAAGGGGAAACTGAATTTGATCAAAATCTCTTACTGCCAAAAGTTACAATActgctaaaaatgccaaaagtctcgtgttTTGTTTCGTTACTTAAGGTTAGggatagggctgggtagggttaaggttgtcatgtaattaaaatgttctccatataattgagtccccacaaaaatgtaattacaatcctgtgtgtgtgtcgttgtttgtgtgtgtgtgtgtgtgtgtgtgtgtgtctcttaaTTAGGTTTACATTACATTGGGAGGACCAAATATCCCCCACAAAGTGATAAAACCCGTTTCTTTGATGTTGTTGGGgcaatttttcaggtccccacaatgatctgtgaatgtaataaaaaaagctATAAATGCCTGAAAAaaatttgtttggttacttatggttaaggtcgtcatgttgggattagattgtttcccaaagaaatgaatgaagagtccccacaaagacataatcacaaatctgtgtgtgtgtctgtgtgtatgtgtgtctgtgtgtgatgtcGTTCCTTCCCTCTCTGCCAGCCCCCCTCTTTAATGCACTGACACATTCAGAATGAGGACAGACAGTCAGTTTATTACAGATGGATAGAAACAGATACAGCTAAAGGCCACAATCGACACCCCAGACATggctcctctcctcttcctcctcttcatcgTTTTTATAGCGGTACCAGGTAAAGCCTCCAATTTTGTTCACTGGTTGTTTAACTGATTAAAAGAAAGACGATAAAAGCAAGTATTTTCTTGTTAATCTTGCACTTTGATGAGCAAATTAGGTATTCGTTTCGTATTGATATATTATTACTCTCTGTAGTAGGTTGTTCTTTGAAAGTAACATAACGGCATATTATCCTGAGCAAATGAAGCTTTCAGCCACTGACCATAACTGAGTAAACTACAGACAAAGCTGTTATCAGAGTGTAAATCCACCAAATTTGCTTATTTTGCTGAAATTTATCAATTTAGTTCATGAAACAGCAAACCCACTATGATTGCAAACAGAAATTGATGGGAAAATATCTGGTATTACAATGTCAGACTAGTGTGGGCCACGTTTACCAGTGTGGACATTCTCCTTTCAGATTATGTTACTGAAATGGCTTATTTAGGATCCCTCTGGCTGACTTGTATATTTTCACTCAGTGTTCACATGTAATACTCTCCTCTACTGTCTTCTGGAATTCATTCTTTCGTCAAGTGCTTGGGAAACGGTGTTGTGGAAGGTGCTGCATGAAAATGAATAGATTTGAATTAACCGCTGTACTGCAGGACAGCTGGAGCCCCCAGTCATGTATACAGATCAGCAGgttactgttattaagtgctgttTCTAAGCTTGTATACTGACATTCTGAGGGACTGAAGCTTCTTCCCTGCAGCGTTCCTCATGTCACCAACTCATATTCAGCACGGCTCCATTATCACTGTTAGTGCATTATGTGTATGATACTGTAGAAAGGAGCATGTTAGACTGCAGAGGCATTCTGACTGTGTAGATGTAGATTGTACAACATCGGCTTATCTGTGAGCTTTTATTTGTCATTAGCTGGAATATTATTCAGATCCTGCAGTATCAGCAGATCTTAGTTATCTATTACAGGGATGTCAATTCTAAATGAAATGTTAGCATGGTCTCATAGTGAAGAAGAAAAGTAAAATACAGTAAACTGATAACATCTTGTCTGAGATTCCTGAGCAGAATCGGTGAGTTTAATAGATCATAATGTGGCCTAACAGGCAAAAAACAGAAATCCAAGAATTAAAGGACAAATAATGGCCAAAGTCAGAAACAATGTAAGATAAAATGTTTACCAAAAGCAGACAACAGTCCATAAGCAGAGTGAGAAGACAGGCTTGGTTCTAGAAACCGGCAGTAGCCACACGGTTATCTATGTGTCTAACTATATAATTAGTTTTCTAAAGACTGTGATACGTTACTGACAGGTTAGTTGTTTTTCTTGTAGCCGTCGTCCCTGTAAGAAGCAAACAAACGACATTAAAAAGATCAGCAGGTGGATCCATCAGCATCCCGTGTTTTTACGGTCAGCAGTATAAAAACAGTGTGAAATCCTGGTGTAAAAGGAAAGACGCGTCATCCTGCAGCCCAGAGGTACACAGTGATGCCCCACGGGGCAATAACAGGGTGACCATCACTGATGATCCCCATAACTTAGTCTTCATTGTGACCATGAGGAACCTGCAGAAGTCAGATGAAGGCAGTTATTGGTGTGCTGTGGATGAGTTGGGGGTACACAAGGCCACCTCTGATGAAAAATACAGTTTGATTACTACAGGTATGTTGTTTATTCTTCTATGTTGTTTAAAAGCACCTTAATTTGCAGGACCTTGCAAAAAATCAATTGCATTATGAGCAACATaacaattatataaaaatatttcctTCTAAATGtgataaaataagataaaacgGTAGAGGGATACATGAGGTGTACAGCTAGAAACACAAAAGGCAATAAagacaaagtgcaaagacaGTGTGAACAATATtgaacaaaaaataaagaatcaATTGAAAGTGAATCAGCATGTGGTGCATGTGCAGGTGACATAATGACAGACTGGTGCTGCCTGTTTTTACAATGAAACGCCGTCCTGACGCCTCCTGGCTGGGGGTGATGGCTGCTGCATCGGGAGGATTCACGCCTCCTCTTTTATCTTAAATATTCCTACAGGAGCCTGAATACCTGGACATTTACACACGGCCCCCAATAGTACATGTGCAGATGTATGTATGATAAGCAGATGGAAGCTGGGTGATTCATACACTTTCCAATGATAATTCTAATACGGACTGTTTGTTTTCCTACAAGCTAAAGAGAGAAGTTCCACCCTGAAGACCTTCAGTTATTTAAGAGGACAAATGGGAGGATCCATCACCATCCCGTGTTTCTATGGTCAGGAGCATAAAAACCGTGAGAAATACTGGTGTAAATCAGGAAATAGCCCCCCCTGCACATCAGCTATTAAAGCAACACAGACCAAGGGGACCATCACTGATGATCCCGATAACTTAGTCTTCCTAGTTACCATGACGAACCTGCAGCAGCCAGATTGGGGATATTATTGGTGTTCTGTGGGTGAAGGAGGGACTAAGGAAATATCTGACAGTCTCTTCTTCCTGGTTACTCCAAGTAAGCTAATATAATCTCTGTCGTATTAATGTCATTGTAATTTCACCCAGCTTCAGTTTATTGGTCCTAATAATGAGGGTGCAAAAGCATTTATCTATCTTCTGCGAAATTCATCAGGTTTTAAATCATCTCCTACATCTTTCTTTGACATTCCTTGCCTCTGTTGTAAACAGACCCCAGTCTCTGCATAAAACTCAGGCCTGTTAACCATTTATTGACCTGGACGTTTCATCTCCTTTGGCTGTTCCTATCTGATTCTACTGTCATAACTTACCAGCATGTTTATTCTGTATTATTATATGTTTCTGATGCTCCGTCATTCATGTTCTCTCACCATAGATGCTCAGCGTGTGAGGACTGAGACTTGGGTTTCTGctcagagaggaggatctgtcaccatcccatgttactATGACCAAAATTCCAAAGATAAAACCAAATACCTGTGCAGAGGATATGAATGGGATTCCTGCTCCAGAATAGCACAGTCAGACGGGGAACAGAGTAGAGGGACAGTGTCAGTCTCTGATGACCGTGACCAAATGGTGTTTAATGTGACCATGAGGGACCTGCAGGAGGAGGACTTTGACTATTACTGGTGTGCTGTGGAGGCGTCTGCAGCACAAAGCCATCATGCCTTTATGCCCCTGATAGTCCGGGAAGGTAAGATGTCGGTTCCTGAAGGTGCTTCTGTTTGACCCTGAGGCACACAGAGGGAGAGAGCCGTTCCTGGGCTGTGATTCACACTAAATCACATGGCTATTTATCACTTTTCCCTATACTTTTATCTTGACTTCAtaattctatctatctatctatctatctatctatctatctatctatctatctatctatctatctatctatctatctatctatctatctatctatctatctatctatctatctatccatctatccatctgtccatccatctatctatctatctatctatctatctatctatctatctatctatctatctatctatctatctatctatctatctatctatctatctatctatctgtctgtctgtctgtctatctaaatTAGTCCATGGTGACCATGTGCTTCTGCCTGTCAGACTGTGATAAAGTCAGAGGGTGTTTTTCCATACAGTGTTAAGCAAAGACACCCACAGTTTAATGCTGTCACTCACAGACAGATATCAAAATATATGCAGCTCTAACATGAACGCAGGCTGAGCAACTGAGATCTGGACCAATAGCAGACTGTAGTGAATCAGACGCTGGCTGTTTAACATGCATCCCTGCACTGTGTGtctctttgtgtatttacatttGGTgctggtgccacattcagtCTTCATTGACATTGAACTAATCCAGTCGTCTTTCTTATTGTCCTTGACAGTAATTTATGTTCCAACTACACAACAGACAGAACTGGTGACATCACCGCTGACCCATCCATGTGTCACTTTGACCCCCAACATAACTGGACAGAGCTTCATCAAGTCAGATTTAAGGTGAGATTACTTGCTTGCAAAgaatgtaacatttttattcattttgtgtAGTTATCAGTGTTCTGAACTTCTTTCAGTAGCTTTTCAGTATTGCAGCTACTTTCAAAATGCTGAAGCTTTTTCAGTAACTGCTGGTTCTTTTACAAATAGCTACAGTATGGTGAAACGCTGAATATGGTGAAACGCTACATCATTAAAAAATACTACAGGTCGTCATCGACTTACGACCTATGTGACTTTTGACTGGTTGACATTACGACTGTTCCAAGACTACAGATGCCTGGCAGCACGACTGTTGCGCAGTGTGAGTACATGAcagttaacccccccccccccccccccaccgactgTCAGCAGTATGAACACCCGCGCAGGACACTCattagtgatgggaattccggctcttttaGGAGAGCCGGCTCTTATGGCTCAGCTCACTTAAAAGAGCCGGCTTTTTCggctcccaagtggctcttcagatttatttggtgcttaaatgaatttattaccaaaaataatgtcaaattattagtgaaatgaattactatggttggaaatcacaTGCAATCATTTTAGCCAGTTTCTCATcagttgttttctgttttactggagtcgtagctttttgcacaaactgtctcatagagctctaggttgtaggtctaggtggttgtggtgctgtactggatgacggtgtagacattgaGAAACTGGCACTTTcattagtagcaggttcacttgcttgtcttttttcttccactgcactgatggatgtacagttcttATGTGCcgatgcaggttatttgtagagttcgatatgagattttaaccttgcacgctctacactctgccttttgttttatcaatgtaattgaaatgtatccaaatttactccgtttcctgcagtcactcattttgtcacgcgtgtctcctttcctcctgtttctctgtctgtgactgtgattgctttatttgtctatgggtgcgttcgacttcacgcAGCCGTttgcagcgctggcttaaagcaatacatcatggttagatttttttgtccgacttcagcctGCGCTGGaaaacgtcaccatgtcacatggtacaaaaacctcacgagagcaagacgacttaagactTCAAAccccaagtcgaacgcaccctgtaGCACCGCCCCTCCCGTCCTGCTCAGAGCAGACATGCATCTTGTGGTTGACCAATCCGTGCggcttgaaaaaaaaattaagaaagaaaaaaagcggctctgactccggctcatAGGCGGGAGCCGGCTCAGATCGTTCACTTCAAAGAGCCGGCTCCGAGAGCCGTTTCGTTCGCGACCGATACATCACTAACACTAATTCCTTCCCCTCGTGCTCAGGCTAATGTTCGCAGCGCTCATAGTACAGTATACATTCCTATCTGTTTGTATCTTAGTAGCTTAAattgtaataaaaaaataatgaattcattaaaatatgaaaataatgataaaaagattaaagacaccaattaaacAATATGACAATCTTTGCATATAAAAAGACAGGCTGTCTTACCTCCTATCAGTCGGAACCGATTGTTATCGTAAATCAATGACGACCTAtattatttttctctttttacaAAGACGGGTATTTTCAGCTACCGGGTGTTTCTGATTGGTGTTTTTACTTGAATACTCTGGGGATGGGACTGAAAATAAAGGACTGAAAATACTTCATGGCAAACAATATTTTtgacattttcattaaaatgcatCGGAGCACTTTGGATTGTGGACAGATGATCAAAATGACTTTCTTGTTGTAGCAGGAGGAGAAAACGGGGTTTGTGCGCTATTAAGTCCTGGGGGTGAGTAGCCAATAGGAGAGGGCGCTCAGACTATAAGGGTTACCCCGGCGATCATTTAAATTGTTGGACTCTCCGTTCGTTCGCAGATTGGTGGTCGGGACATCTTACACCCATGTTTAGCCCC
Coding sequences within it:
- the LOC125739832 gene encoding CMRF35-like molecule 8 isoform X12; the protein is MAPLLFLLFIVFMAVPAKERSSTLKTFSYLRGQMGGSITIPCFYGQEHKNREKYWCKSGNSPPCTSAIKATQTKGTITDDPDNLVFLVTMTNLQQPDWGYYWCSVGEGGTKEISDSLFFLVTPNAQRVRTETWVSAQRGGSVTIPCYYDQNSKDKTKYLCRGYEWDSCSRIAQSDGEQSRGTVSVSDDRDQMVFNVTMRDLQEEDFDYYWCAVEASAAQSHHAFMPLIVREVIYVPTTQQTELVTSPLTHPCVTLTPNITGQSFIKSDLSITTLLLSVGIVGVLLFTVVMVSMILRKRSEMVRVRNRNRENTATLSPSVDPGDEVTYISVTAKARNAAPSPTQVMPLGIMSSADPNVIYSYTSTQRKKAAADPHEVVYSAVARR
- the LOC125739832 gene encoding CMRF35-like molecule 8 isoform X16, whose product is MGGSITIPCFYGQEHKNREKYWCKSGNSPPCTSAIKATQTKGTITDDPDNLVFLVTMTNLQQPDWGYYWCSVGEGGTKEISDSLFFLVTPNAQRVRTETWVSAQRGGSVTIPCYYDQNSKDKTKYLCRGYEWDSCSRIAQSDGEQSRGTVSVSDDRDQMVFNVTMRDLQEEDFDYYWCAVEASAAQSHHAFMPLIVREVIYVPTTQQTELVTSPLTHPCVTLTPNITGQSFIKSDLSITTLLLSVGIVGVLLFTVVMVSMILRKRSEMVRVRNRNRENTATLSPSVDPGDEVTYISVTAKARNAAPSPTQVMPLGIMSSADPNVIYSYTSTQRKKAAADPHEVVYSAVARR